In one Armatimonadota bacterium genomic region, the following are encoded:
- the csaB gene encoding polysaccharide pyruvyl transferase CsaB — MAKLLLAGYFGAGNLGDDAILKGFAEGLGDTPYQYRALAGSAERLMRNLGIPGVPRMDLGSVKNAISECDALVFPGGSIFQDVTSTKSVAYYSGLVKEAKKANKKVILLGQGVGPLNGFLGKRMAAAAFNAADMIAVRDPGSVSVLRSLGVKGTPRVTADCAFLLPVPPKDEASTSFGVAGMKTIGISVRPWGKKNSKEVVRAFADLVMLLSKNGYVPVLMPMDAEEDAKVIDEIAKLHGGKVPDLKGLATPAQFQQRVGRMEAVIAMRLHAGILAATVGIPPMMVSYDPKVTAFSNLIGLPAPPNVQGVTGDRLFAQFQSFVKDREPHARTVERRLGELKAAAGGNIQALRDCLGA, encoded by the coding sequence ATGGCCAAACTGTTGCTCGCCGGGTATTTCGGGGCAGGCAACCTGGGCGACGACGCAATCCTCAAAGGGTTTGCCGAAGGCCTGGGCGACACACCGTATCAATACCGGGCCCTTGCCGGTTCAGCTGAGCGATTGATGCGCAACCTCGGCATTCCGGGTGTCCCCCGCATGGATCTCGGGTCGGTCAAAAACGCGATCTCAGAATGTGACGCCCTGGTTTTCCCTGGCGGGAGCATCTTCCAAGATGTCACCAGCACCAAAAGCGTCGCCTACTATTCCGGCCTGGTTAAAGAAGCCAAAAAGGCTAATAAGAAAGTCATCCTTTTGGGGCAGGGGGTCGGCCCCCTCAACGGATTCCTGGGCAAACGGATGGCGGCCGCCGCGTTCAATGCCGCCGACATGATCGCCGTCCGCGACCCGGGCAGTGTCAGTGTCCTCCGGTCGCTCGGAGTCAAAGGGACTCCGCGTGTGACCGCCGATTGCGCCTTCTTGCTCCCGGTCCCGCCCAAAGACGAAGCTTCGACCAGTTTCGGCGTAGCGGGGATGAAAACCATCGGCATCTCGGTGAGGCCTTGGGGCAAAAAGAACAGCAAAGAGGTCGTCCGCGCCTTTGCCGACCTGGTGATGCTCCTCAGCAAAAACGGGTATGTCCCCGTTCTCATGCCGATGGACGCCGAAGAGGACGCCAAAGTCATCGACGAGATCGCCAAACTCCATGGCGGCAAAGTCCCCGACCTCAAAGGCTTGGCCACCCCGGCCCAATTCCAACAGCGGGTCGGGAGGATGGAGGCCGTGATCGCCATGCGGCTCCACGCCGGCATCTTGGCCGCAACGGTGGGCATCCCCCCCATGATGGTCAGCTACGACCCCAAAGTCACGGCGTTTTCGAACTTGATTGGCCTCCCCGCCCCTCCTAATGTGCAAGGAGTGACCGGAGACCGCCTGTTTGCCCAATTCCAAAGCTTTGTCAAAGACCGCGAACCCCACGCCAGAACTGTCGAACGCCGCCTCGGCGAACTCAAAGCAGCCGCCGGAGGCAACATCCAAGCCTTGCGGGACTGCCTTGGCGCATAA
- a CDS encoding carboxypeptidase regulatory-like domain-containing protein produces the protein MKNRFISIPLGLLGALALSVLTGCGGFNGPRTSTVTGTVIGVDFQPFRDANVYADGQSTKTTTTGAFQLENLRSGDVEVQATGFVNGTKFVGRTVIFNLEDAQQNNVNVLMGRESEVSIIRGQVRDQQGFLLSGASVFAYLGTGTSIRAVTDENGNYVMRDVPPGNYQLSATGRNYRSGQTTLNLGIHQDRTVSFTLTNPGLPSLSPPTITSAVTWVSHPDATRGPGGGSLAWARSHFGLKEHQPPATTRGLRSDMVVEADFEWNPIQFPDLLGFNVYRGNGASGSVFALDLAFDPLANYFVDIGLQPDSTYSYAFSTVATLYPDYNNSESGLSNRIVVETLNLLELNNPTAGPTLSWRSGSGATDYEVFIFDGFPTAGANFLYQSGTLTGLSYTYNGPPLQSGRTYYYIVLGTAFGGTSRTISQIGTFVP, from the coding sequence ATGAAAAATCGGTTCATTTCTATTCCGTTGGGACTACTCGGTGCCCTGGCCCTCTCTGTTTTGACCGGGTGCGGCGGGTTCAACGGGCCCCGCACCTCCACCGTCACCGGAACCGTGATCGGAGTCGATTTCCAACCGTTCCGGGATGCCAACGTTTATGCCGACGGCCAATCCACGAAAACGACCACGACCGGGGCATTCCAACTCGAAAACCTCCGGTCTGGCGACGTCGAAGTGCAGGCGACCGGATTTGTTAATGGGACCAAATTCGTCGGCCGCACCGTGATCTTTAACCTAGAAGACGCCCAGCAAAACAACGTCAACGTGCTCATGGGGCGGGAAAGCGAGGTCTCGATCATCCGGGGACAAGTCCGCGACCAACAAGGATTCCTATTGAGCGGGGCCAGCGTCTTCGCCTACTTGGGCACCGGCACAAGCATCCGCGCCGTCACCGACGAAAACGGCAACTACGTGATGCGCGACGTTCCGCCCGGCAACTACCAGCTCAGCGCGACCGGGCGGAACTACCGGAGCGGCCAAACCACGCTCAACTTGGGCATCCACCAAGACCGCACCGTGAGCTTCACCTTGACCAACCCAGGCTTGCCCAGCCTCAGCCCGCCGACGATCACATCAGCCGTCACTTGGGTCAGCCACCCCGATGCGACACGCGGGCCAGGGGGCGGCTCGCTCGCCTGGGCCAGGTCGCACTTTGGGCTCAAAGAACACCAGCCGCCGGCCACAACCCGGGGCTTGCGGTCCGACATGGTCGTCGAGGCTGACTTTGAGTGGAACCCCATCCAGTTCCCCGACCTTTTGGGATTCAATGTCTACCGGGGGAATGGGGCCAGCGGTTCGGTGTTTGCCCTCGATTTGGCGTTCGACCCGCTAGCCAACTATTTCGTGGACATCGGGTTGCAACCAGATTCCACCTACAGTTACGCGTTTTCGACCGTGGCCACCCTCTATCCGGACTACAACAACTCCGAAAGCGGGTTGAGCAACCGGATCGTCGTCGAAACCTTAAACTTGCTCGAACTCAACAACCCCACTGCAGGCCCAACCCTCAGCTGGCGGTCGGGATCGGGGGCCACCGATTACGAGGTCTTCATTTTTGACGGGTTCCCCACTGCGGGCGCCAACTTCCTTTACCAATCTGGGACTCTGACCGGGCTCAGCTATACCTATAATGGGCCGCCTTTGCAGTCGGGCCGGACATACTATTACATCGTCCTGGGAACGGCGTTTGGCGGAACCAGTCGAACGATTAGCCAGATCGGAACGTTCGTTCCATAG